The DNA sequence TTGTGTTTGAGAGTGAAGTCTAGTCCTAAGTATTCAGATGTGCATACAAAGTTTGAATAGAATTGTTGGAAATATGAATAAAGCtagtttttctgaattttaCCAACATGAGTTCCCATGGTTCACGCAATCTCTTCTTGgctaaatcaataaaaaagttTGTGTAAAGGCTATTACATATCCACATtgcacatctttaaaaaaaataaagcagagaGTACTGTTGTGTTTAATATGTTCAAGTATGATATTAATAACTGAAGTTCATTAAATGAATCCAAGCATTCGTTGTTACACTGCTTGTACAATTAACAtttcgcatttttttttttttttttccacgtttAAATAAACTTTGTTTTGACTCGtacagtgtgtttctgtcttttttgggaatacatttacatttttttttccttctctcaaATTTGAGATCAGTGGTTGGAACCCAGCAGTGCCCCTCCttcaccttcacacacacacacacacacacacacaaacaatcccCACAGTGCCTCCTACAACCACACAAGGAAAACGGCTGAAgtgggcatatgtgtgtgcgtatgtgtgactGTGCCAGTCTTTATAGTGCTACAAGAGAGAGCTTGCAGGGAGGAGAGTTATCCCTGTTTACAATTCTAGTTTAATCAGCATAAAATGGTCACGCTgatttaagctgtgtttttcacTCTTTTAACTGGTCGAACAGATGTTCACCAGTTGACCAGCCtatatagtcagctagtccaGTTTTACCACTAGCTTACTCTAGCAGCTTGCTTTGGCTAGCTTTGTCCAGGTAGAGACCAGCATGGACCAGTCACAGACTAGCTATGACCAGCTAGACACCAAAATCCTAGCTGGTTTTTGCAGGAATTTTCATCAGGGACCAAGTACTCATTCTCTGATATAAACGAATATGTCTAGATTTAAGACAAAACGTCGTTTTAATACATAGCACGTTTGCATGTTGCTTTCTTAGTATTATATGTTGTGTTGTAAAACAGTTAATTACAGAAAATcctcttacattacattcacttagCGTCTGCTCTTGTCCAGTTCTTCGCTATGAAgtcattttccaaaacaaaaatgcacagCTCTACTTAGTTTTATATGCACTGCTTTGGAAGAGTTTAAATAAAGTTGTACATGTACCGGAAATATCGTCGACATTACGAAATACGTAGGGTTGGTGGGTGCTGAAGTCCAATTTTGAGCATGAGTTCTACGTGTAAACCGCATTTAAATTAGCTATGGACTACATATACCATACTGGCGCTGCCGTTTAACCCAAGGTGGGAAGAAGGAGATCGGCATGGCATCAGGGCATCTCGCAAAAGgtgaaattgttttattaacattattgtTTCACAAATAGAGTTAAATGATTGCTAAGTTAATGAATAGGCTACTTACGTTAATTCTTTCCTTTCGTTTCTGTCTTATTCGATTAGGCACTGGACTGTAGAATCCACTGGCTATATCGGAAAATTATATATTAGCCGGCGACATTTTACTTGATATGAAGCGAGAGTAGTTAGACTATTAGTGACTGCAGATTATAAGTACATGCTAACATGATCTGgatatttttgtgcatatttcagCCTTACGGGTTGGCTGCCGTAGACCCTTCTCGGTCATACACGTTCACAGCCGTATGCATGGGACTGCGGTTGTCGCGCAAACTCATGACGTGCAGAATGACAGCAGAGGTAAAGATTTGGAATCATTGCCCTTTCTGTGTTATTAgtgtttaaaataaagttgattTAATGTTCTGTTAAATAGTAATCCtgtgataataaatattgtaattaGACCTTTAGTTTGTACTTGTCAGGTTATCACCTCTTTGTTGAAATTCTGTCCTTAGGTGTAAACGACAAGATTCTCACCCAGCCCTTGAAGCACCCTGACTACTTCCGCCTGTCAGAACTGTTTTCCCTAAAGGACCTATTTGAGGCTAGGGTTCACCTTGGCCACAAAAGAGGCTGCAGACATAGGTATGGTGAGACTGAGTGAGCTTTACTTTTTCATGTTCGTTCTGTGCATTGCATTCATGTATTAAAATAGCATACCACTAGTGTTTGTTATTCATACTTGTAGTATTTCATACATTGTATTGACCAATTAATTGTCAGTACTACAATTAACAtaaatagtagcagtagtagatGTTCTGATAGCAGTAGTTGTGTACTTTTGACATCATTATCCATGTTTATTAATGCTATATATCTTAATGCTACTGTTTCGATTCACTTTCAGTTTAAACCATCCAgtttactgtacatgtacaagttttaatataatgtattgattgtaacacaaattaaactgtaaaaattCCATCAGTTCAGAAACTGTCATTATAGTTGGGTGTATGTTCTCCCCCAGGTTAATGGAGCCATACTTATTTGGTTGTCGGCTGGAGCAGGACATTATTGACCTAGATAAAACAGTGGAGCACCTGCAGCAAGCGCTCAACTTCACCGCCCATGTGGCATACCGAGGTGGTGTGATCCTACTTGTCAGCCGGCGCAGGCAGTTCGGCCACCTGATAGAGAATACCGCACGGGAATGTGGGGAGTACGCCCACACTCGCTATTGGCAAGGTGGCCTGCTGACCAATGCGCCTGTTCAGTACGGCCCAGGCGTCCGTCTCCCTGACCTTATAATCTTCCTCTCCGCCCTCAATAATGTATTCCAGCAGCATGTCGGCATCCGAGATGCCGCAAAAATGAACATCCCTACTGTGGGTGTGGTGGACTCTGATTGCAACCCTAGCCTGGTTACCTTCCCTATCCCTGGCAATGACGACTCGCCCTCCTCCGTGGAGCTCTACTGCAAGCTTTTTAAGATGACCATTAACCGTGCCAAGGACAAAAGGAAGCAGATGGAGTTGTTACAAGGCCTCGTCAGCCCTAGCTCATGAGAATGTGGGCCTCCTGTGTAGATTCACTCAGTAACCCAAAACTCACTCACCTTTAGTGACTCGAAAAGAGAGGCCCTGTGCTGGCTGTCCTAGAGGCCGTGTTATGTCCAGTCTTGagcatttcctttcatttcctgtttgaatAAGACTGCATTACATAGGATGGAATGATATGATAAAAAGCAGTGATATAATGATGTAACTTATATTATTGTACATTATGTGCGGAAAGGTTTACTGCTGTTGTTTGCATATCAGCTTCTTATTATGTCAGCTGTCCTGAATCAGAACTCAACAGGTTAATTTTAATTAACCATTTCTGTATCCGgtcttttcattgttttgtgatTTAGTTGCTTTAAATGCATGTTGATTAAATATTACTTGTGCGTCAcggaaacaaaaaataaaatataattaaaagctGTGTAATTGGGACCTTTAGCatgtcaaaacaaaattattagtTCTAAGCCTTGTCTACTAattatttgcagtttttttaataataatttttcaaaaaattagtACTCCATTCATCAGCTAAATGTTACTATATAGGTGTTTTTTAAGGGGTGCACTTGCAGATGGAACTGTGTAATGTTTTGTCATTGTTAAGATTTAATGAAGATGCTCATTTTTGAAAAACCACACAATATCTTCcattattttagttatttttaatttcagtttgcaCAGATAACCACCAGTGTAGATTGGGGGCTTGGTCAGTCCTGAATCTGTTTAAATTGTACCATTCTTTGGTTATGTTCAGATTACAGGCTGAAGTGGCCCAAatccgatttttttttttttgcctacatTTGACAccgatcttttttttttctaagctgTCTGAACACAAAAATCTGATCTTTTCATATTTGGGCCACTTCCAGATGCGTTCCTAGATTGGATACATATCCCACCTGTGGCCATGCGACCGCTATGAGAACGGTCAGATCATAATTcatgtgtcatttatttatttattttcaaagctaCAGTTCACTGTGCAGGTGCAGATCACATTCATCATCACTCCTTTGGTCTTCCTCCGCCTTCATGTCTTCATCCTCAACATCACTGAAGCATCATTCGACCTCCACAGCAAACAATCTTGGGACGTGTCCAgttacttgcctactattgagtatacaagttttATATAGCTTGTatgcaacttgtatactcagTAGTAGGCAAGTAAG is a window from the Anguilla rostrata isolate EN2019 chromosome 14, ASM1855537v3, whole genome shotgun sequence genome containing:
- the mrps2 gene encoding 28S ribosomal protein S2, mitochondrial, which produces MASGHLAKALRVGCRRPFSVIHVHSRMHGTAVVAQTHDVQNDSRGVNDKILTQPLKHPDYFRLSELFSLKDLFEARVHLGHKRGCRHRLMEPYLFGCRLEQDIIDLDKTVEHLQQALNFTAHVAYRGGVILLVSRRRQFGHLIENTARECGEYAHTRYWQGGLLTNAPVQYGPGVRLPDLIIFLSALNNVFQQHVGIRDAAKMNIPTVGVVDSDCNPSLVTFPIPGNDDSPSSVELYCKLFKMTINRAKDKRKQMELLQGLVSPSS